From the genome of Candidatus Defluviilinea proxima:
TCATCCCAGTCTGTCTGAAAGACGCGTGACCCAGCCGGGGTATTGGCTTCCAGCCAATGAGACGCTCCCGCATACAGTTCATATGATTTGGATGTATCAATCGCTTCACGCGCCCGAGGAACTGATCTGGCGATACTGACAGCTACAGCCACCGACAACAGAATCGCGGGCAGGTTCGCGAGAATCCGCTTGAGGGGAGACTCGGCTGAAGAAACGGAAGCAGGTTCAGGGTCCATGAGAAGAGGCGACCATGCGAAAGCAGCGAAGACCAACGCGAACGGCGGGAAATATTCCACAAACCGGCGCGCTTGCAAGAGCATGAGTCCAAAAAGCAATGCAACGAGCAAAGAAAAGGCGGTCCGCACATCCATTTTTTTACCGGAGAGTCCAAGAGCAAACATCCCGCTGACCAATGCGATGAGCGATGGAAATGAGTTCTCAAGGATTTGTTTCGTATCGTACGGGAACCACTCGTTGCCAACCCGGACAGATGTAGCTTCTGTCAACTTCGGCAACATGTGACGATATGAAAAAATAATGTTGTCTGGAAAATATGGATTGATGAGCATGCCAAGCAAAATACCGCCCGCGACAAACAGTAAAGGCTTATATTCAAGGCGATGCTCGATCAATGCAACCGCAAGGACATATAAAACAGCAAACGCGATCAGGAGTGGAAAAGCATCGTACATCCAAACATAAATAAACGACAGAACAGCAAGATGCTTATTTTTTTTTCAACAAGCCAGAGCACTGCAAGCGCAAGCACGGCAAGAGAAAGCGACCCAGCGCGCGTCACGCTCATACGATAGAGGAACGCATCTGAAATTCCCAACAAAGCCAACGCCCATAACCATGCATACGGCACACGTTGACGATGAAAAAGAAACCACACGACAAGAAATGCGATACTTGAAAAAATAACGGCGGCCCACTTGGCACCGACGCGCAGATCAGCAAAATACGTAAAAGGGATCAGTGCCACATGGAAAAGAAAATGATGATCGTAATATTGCTGTTGATTCAAGATCGAAAGTGGCAACCAGGGGAAATCAGGTTTCAATCCTTCTGTGCGCATGAGCCATGCCAACTTGATGTGATAGAAGCCATCGTTATCGGGCATATCAGGCGTGGCAAATTGGATGAGAGCCATACATAGTACGAACAGAAGAAAAAGTCCGATGGCGGGTAGAGTAGAGTGGAGTCGCTTTTGCATATTGTTGTTCACATCTTGGAGAATAGGACATCTGGAGTGTTCTCCAGATGTCCCATTTGTAATTATCTCACCTATGACTAAAGGTTAATCGTTGTTGTTTGAATTCGAGTTACTGCCACCACCGCTATCATCATCGTTACTGTTCGAATTACCGCCAGAGTCATTGTCGTTGTGGTTATCTTCATTGGAGTTCTGGTTGGAGTTGTCATCACTACCATTTGAGTTGGAGTTGTCGTCACTGCCATTGGAATTGGAGTTATCGTCATTGCCATTACCATTGGAATTACCGCCGATTCCTGTGCCAGCAGGCTTTTCAATCTCACGGATCGTGAAGGTTCCATCCGCGTTGACGATCACATGGATCTTGACCTGATCGCCAATTGCTACAATGTTCTTGAATTCAGTGAAGTTCGCCAGATTATATGTTACACCACCGATCGTGATCGTGTCAGCTGTAATGGCTTCCACTACGCCGAAGAGTTCCTGTTCAGGGCCGGTAGGCGCATCATTGCTGTTGGCATTGCCATTTCCATTGCTGTTATCGTTGGTATTATCGTTCATGTTGGCATTCGCGTTCGCATTTGCATTGTCATCATTGGCGTTCGCGTCATTGGAATTCGCATTGCCGTCGTCGGGGCCTGAGCCTTCGATCTTCAAGACCACAACCGAACCATCTGATGAGACATTAGCTTCCACTTTTACAGTGTCGCCAACCTGAACGTTCGAAGCCGCGAGCACACTTGCATCCACGGAAACCTGTTGCCCACTGATCACCAACTGACCATCGCCAATCGATTCGACAGTCCCAGTGAAGACAACCTCACGCGATTGTCCGCTTTGAGAGTTGTCCACATTCTTGGGGGCAACGCCCGCTCCGCTACACGCATTCAATAAGTAAGCCCCTATAACTAAGACCGACATGATGAAACGTTTTGACTTTAACATTATGAACCTCCGAAATTAAGTTTGAAACTGATTACATCTCAATAGTCGTCGGAGGTAGGGAAAGGTTACGGGCAAATAAAAAAACCTCCCGCGTTTTGCGAGAGGCGAAAATTGTCATGCAGATGGGTTGTCGAGCCGTATCCCGTGTCCACGCACGGTATCGATATATTGGTGAGAGGGATCAAGTGAAGAGATGCGATCTCGCAGGCGGCGGATCAACGCATCAAGGGCCTGGTCTGACACTCCGGCAGATTGATCTTCTCCCCATACGATTGCCACAAGGTCAGGGCGGCTCACCACCTCTCCTTTATTCTCATACAGTAACCACAACAACTTGAACTGTTGCGCAGAAAGAGGCGGGACGATCTGCTGATGATTGACCCACACACGACGCGACTTCAAGTCCATCATCAAACGTCCAGACGGAGGCGTACCTTCCACCAACGGAGTCGTTGCGTCAGAGATCAGGAACACAAATTGCTGGGCCATCGCAACAGACAACATGTCACCATCCTGCAATACGACAGGAGCAGTTAGAGAGGTTCCGTTATGATGCGTGCCGTTCTTACTCCCAAGGTCTTCAAGGATCACACCCTCGGCAGTCGGCGTCAGACGTGCATGATATCGTGATATCTGGCGGTCTGAGATCACCACATCGCAGGTTGGCTCACGTCCTAATACAATTGTTTTGCTTAACTGCCAGCGCTGACCTTTCAAAGGCCCTTCCTGCGCTACCAGCAATGGAGAATCTTCCTGTGTCATCATGAATATCTCTTTTTCAAGGAATAATAACCCGAATACATGTGGTCGTATATTATAATACTATAGTAGAAACACAAGCATTTGCGCAGGAACACGCCGAAACCAACTTGCGTTCAATGCTAAGCAACAAAGCGATCCATCTATATAAGGAGAACGAGTGCTCCCACCCCTCAAGAATGAGGAGGTTTTGCGCGGCCGCTACAAGATCCGTGAACGGATCGGTCAAGGCGGCATGGGCTCAATTTACCTTGCCGACGATATGCGGCTCAAGGGACGTCAGTGCGCCCTCAAAGAGGTCGAATACGACCGCGCCCTCCCGGAAAATATAAGAGACGAAGCCCGCGAACAATTTTTACGTGAGGCTACTGTTCTCGCGCGCCTCGATCATCCTAATCTGCCTAAAGTTTCTGATTTCTTTTCGAACGGTCCACGCGATTACCTCGTGATGGATTACATCCCCGGCGAAGACCTGCGCACGTTGATGCTCGAAGCGCGGCGCAACAAAAAATACCTACTTGAAAAGGAAGTTCTCACGTGGGCAGAACAGATCGCCAATGCCCTCACCTTCCTCCATAGCCAGGAACCATCCATCGTGCATCGCGATATCAAGCCAAGCAACCTGAAACTCATGCCGCACGGATTGATCAAGCTCGTGGACTTCGGACTCGTAAAAATTCTTGCACCCGAAGAAGTCACCATCACCATCATTCAAGGACAGGGAACCGCGCTTTACACTCCTCTTGAGCAATATGGAGGAAGCGATGTACACACCGACATCCGCTCGGACATCTATGCATTCGGCGCTACGCTGTATCACCTGCTCACCACCGAATCTCCAGCGGACGCACGCAAACGCTTCCTTGCGCCCGAAAGCCTGATCCCGTTACGACAGATCAATCCTACCCTGTCAGCGCGGACCGAAAAAGCAGTCATGTGGGCCATGTCCATGCACCCGGATGAACGGCCTCACTCAGTTGAAGAATTCAAAGAAGCCTTGATTGGGAATCGCGAAACGCCGATGCTTTCCTTTTCCCCTCGTATAAACTTGCCCACGCACTCAGTCATGGATAATCTCTCGAATCCTCCCGAAGCCACACTTGCGTGGAGTGCGGCTGTGTTATTCCTGCTCAGCCTTCTTGCGACTTTGATTCGCTAGGCCAGCGGAACCAAAGCCACGTAAGTAGTATTCCCAACGCTTCCCCCGCCAACGTAAACAATAGAACACCAAACGCACCGCCTGATTCGGAGGAAATCCATTCAGTTGAGTTTGGCAAACCTAAAGCAAGATAGTTATATGCACTAAAACCACCAATCAACATGCTCAATGCAAACCGCAATCCCCAACGCGGTGTAATGACCCTACTCACAGCCCAATACGTAAGCGCGGCGCTCCCAAACACTCCCAACAAAACAAGAAGCCAGATACTCGTTCTAGGATACCCATCCGGTGAGACGAAACTGTTCTCAACCATCACTGTCGGTGTGAGAGTGGGAGGTTCCGGTGTCAACGTTACTTCGGGCACAACAACAGTCACAGCAACGCCGGTATCTGTCGCATCAAATTGCAAGACCTGCGAGACCAGCGCTGGTTCGCTGACAGCATGAATCTCCACTTTGCCAGGTTTATCAATAACAAAAGATGCACGTGCGATGCCATCGGTTGTCGTTGCATCGACCTGTTGAAGGATACTCCCTGTCTCATCCCGCGTGGACATGGTAAACCGTACCACTGTCGAATCAGGAACAAGATGATGGTTATGATCAAGTATAGGTCCAGCCTGAACCGAGATCGAATCCCCAATGGCATAAAACGGAGTTGCTGTCACTTCGGGTGTGAGCGTCAGGCTTGCTTCCGTTGTAGGCGATTGTTCTTGAAAGGGTTGTAGCGGAATGACCTGGCTGGGATCGGGAGATGTCTGCGCGATCAGGTCATATCCAACTGCGGGGATGGAAACCGGGGAAGACCCTTGCACAGAAACCGATTGGAAGAGAATGCGTGCCGCCACATCCACGGAAGCAGGTTGTTTGCTGTACAGCGCATAATACGCTGTGAGCTTGGAAATATCCGTCGCATCCAAATAATAAGGAGCCGTGAACGAGAACAAGATCACGTTCTTTGTGCGGATCAGATTTGGTCGTTCAGAAAAGAGACGGCGAAGAAGAGCGATCTGGTTGCCCCCCACATCAGAGAGAGAGATGACAACCCACGAAGCATTATTCAATGCAGGTTCGATGTCCGTTATGGTCGTCCCATCGAGAAGTGCGCTCACCTCGCTCAATGCAAACGAACTGACACGATTCCTGAGAATCTGCCCACTACCATCAGGGCCATACAAGCGTAAAACGGTTTTCTCGAAAGCATCCACTGCAAAGGAGTCAAACTCTTCGCAAGTGCTACATTGTTTATAACGTACTACGTCGGTCAGGAAAACGATCCGCTCGCCTGTGCTCGGTGGAACAGGCAATAACGTATTCAACTCTTGTGCGTCAGGGCTGATCAACGTTGCGGCATCGCGCGCAATATCAAATGCAACCTGCCCCGAAGAACCAACAAGAGCCAATTCATTTTCCGAAGGAATCACAGTATCTATATTCTGGTCTGGATACATCTTCAGTTTATGCGTGAGTATTCTGGTAACAGCCGCATCCACCAACTTGGCAAAAACCGTGTCGTTGCGATACTCCTGCGCAAAAGAGGAAAGGATCCGCAGGTTAACAGAGTAGGTATCTTTGAACTCATCAGAGATAATATTGCCGAGATAGAGAATGTCATTACCGGCAAGGAAGGCATCGCGCGCCACCAAGCGAGGCGAAAAACTTTCCCCACCCAAAGAATAGAACTCCTTTACTGCTTTACCTCCCAGATCATCACTGATGATCAATCCACCGTTTCCACGCCATGTAGAAAATTCAGGCAATGCAAGAATGGCCGACAAAGCAGGTGCATCAAAACTGACAGGTCTTGTGGTCGCACGGATATTCCCCTGAAATCCCTGATAACGAATATGTGAGACAAGCAGGCCATCCACATTTGACTGTGGGTCTGTTGCACTTGTCACCGCAACAAAAGGCTTCAACTCGATCAGTTTCAACTGTTCCAACGATTTACGAACCGTGGCAACTTCCTCTTCCGGTGAACGATCTGAACTACCACGCCCGGGGAAATGCTTGGCCACTACGATCATGCGCCCATTACTGCCTTGATGTAAACCGGTAACGTAGGCCTGTCCCATTTTGCCCACCCAAAATGAGTCACCACCGAAAACACGTGTCCCCAAATCACTGCGAGCAGAAGGGTTAGGCGACTCGACCACGTCGAGGGATGGACCAGCATACAAATTAAAACCAATCTTTGATAGCTCATTTCCCAACACCGAACCTACATGCATGGCATTTTCAGTTTTCCATGTTGCGCCGATCGCCATCTCGTTTGGCAAGGGCGTCATACCGTTCAATATTTGATCGTTCGGAACCCCATCCCCCTCCTGAGAAACGCCAATGAGCAACGGCACATATATATTATTCGGCAAGGTATCAGAAACCGCCGTATTCCATTCGATGTTCTGCAAGCTCTTGATCAATTGGTGAGCGGAAGTCACAGTGCCCGGCCCGCCAACAAAATTATCGTTTTCTGCGGAAAGCATCACTCCGCCAACGTGCTGGTTAGCGATCAGATCATAGATCTGCGATGTTTCACCTGTATCCGTTCCACGAAATGTCACAATGAATAATTGCCCCACACGTTCCTCAGGCGTCATGGAATTTAACAATTCCAGAACCTGCGGGGATGGTGTAGGGGTCTGGGCCTGCGCACCAGCTACAGGTCCAAGAAGAGACACGATGAACGCCAACAACATCAGCCCACGAAGAAGACGATTCAAATTCATGCATCCCCCGCCATCTGAAAAGCGCGTCTCTTCTGGTCTTTGAACTGGTCGCTGTTTCGAAAGGTTTGACTTAGCTTCATCACTTGATTTCCCCGCGCACCTTCACTGCCAACTGCGGATCATCTGTAAAGATCGCATCTACACCCCAATTGAACAATCGTCGCATATCTTGCTCAGCATTTACCGTCCATACATGGATACGCCTATTCAAACGATGTACACGCTGAACCTGTTGATGTGTTACATCTTTTATATAAGGATGCAGGGCATCGTATTTACCAAATGCAAAACCGAACGAACGTGGCCATGCACCAAGCACTCCGCCCAATGCCAGCAAACCAATTGGAACTTCAGGTAGGTAACTGCGTGCTCGTGAAAGATTAGCCGCAAAAAAGGATGAAAACAATACCCGCTTCTGCAAACCAAATCTCTTTACCAACATACACACGGACTCAACTAAATGGTCACGCGGCGTATTGTAATTTGTGAGTTCAACATTGATGAATGTGCGCTTGCCCACCGACTCGAAAACTTCTTCAAGTGTGGGGATCTTCTCACTTTTGAATTTCTCCGAAAAGAAAGCGCCAGCATCCAAAGAACGCAAATCCCCCAACGACATATCTCTTACACGTCCATGCGCACCGGTTGTACGATCTAAAGTAGCATCATGGATGACAACAACACGTCCATCTGTTGTTAATTTGGCATCAAGTTCAACGCCATCTGCACCTTGTTCAACAGCAAGTTCGAATGCGGCAAGAGTGTTCTCCGGCGCATGAGCCGATGAACCACGGTGGGCAAAGATGATGGGATGAGGAAGTGTTTTGAGCATGGCAAAAAAATTACGGATCACGCACTACGAAAAAGTGATGCGCAATCCGTAATGCATATGAAAATACACCGATTAAATATCCACGAAATAGGCCTGCGCCGCACGATCCAGCATATCGCGGGACATGGTCGGCGGAACGGCAAGATAACTGGAAATATCCAGGATCTGGTCACACAAGTCACGTGGATGAGACGCACGCAACTTTCGGTTACGTTTGATATACCACTCTTGCAAAAGGTAGGCTAACCCCTGGTCACTGTACTCCACCTTTTTACCTTGAGCAACACGTTTAAAGATCTCGCGATATTCCTCATACGAGGGATCGCCAATCTCGATCTTGTGGCGCAAACGACGCAGGAAGGCTTCATCCACGAGGTCTTTTGGCGGGAGGTTGGTCGAGAATACGATCAAAACATCGAAGGGCACTTCAACCTTACGTCCGTTATGAAGCGTAAGATAATCCACACGGTTCTCAAGCGGAACGATCCAACGGTTGAGCAGGTCACGCGGACGTACTTGTTGTCGTCCAAAGTCGTCGATCAAGAAGATGCCGCCATTGGCTTTGACCTGAAACGGCGCTTCATAGAACTTGTGGACATCATCATACACAAGGTCGAGGCCTTCAAGCGTCAACTCACCACCCGTCACAATGAACGGACGGCGAATCTTTATCCAGCGTGGGTCACGGCGCGGATTGGCACGCAAGTTACCGGTACCAGAGGCAGAAGGTGTTCCATCTGATTCTGGCGCAAGCGTATGGCTGACTTGGTCATATACTTTAATGACCTGTCCATCAAGATACAACGCATAAGGAATATAAATGGACTGGGTCAAAATGAGGTTGCCAAACGCACGCGCAACGCTCGTCTTACCGTTACCTGGAGGGCCATACATGAAAATAGACGTACCAGAGTTAAGCGCAGGGCCTAATCGTTGAAAAGTATTCTCAGAAATGACCATCTGCGAAAGCACCTGACGCATCGTACGCGCCGTAACGGTCATACGTCCCGTCTTTTGGCGGCGCATCGCCTCGTTGTACACTTCAAAAGGAACCGGCGCAGCGCCAGCATACTGACTTCGATCCAATGCTTCACGGGCACGGGTGATACCGGCCCCAGTAATACCGTAGGTATAAGCACCTTCACCCAACCCACCCTGCGACGACTTCACCTCGATCAATTTTTCACGTTTCAGAGATTCAAGAATACCATCAATGACACCTGCAAACGGAAGCGCCATATACTCTGCGATCTTGAACCCGCTGATAAATCCTTGGTTATACAGGATCTTTAAGGCGAGGTCTTGAAGCCAGAGTGCGTTTAAACCAGTATCTTCCACAGAATTGATCGGCGGAGGGGCAAATACACTGGTACTACCTACAGGTCGCATAAGATTGTTGGTCATAATACCTCCCAAAATGGGATAGGGGTAATGTGAGATATTTGAATTATAGCACGCCAAACTTTTAATTCAATTCGGTTATGAAATATCGTATATAATCTGCAACGCTATGAACCTATCCGTAATCATCCCCGTATACAATGAAGTAACAAACATCCAGGAGATTATCAAACGTGTGCAGGCCACAAAGCTTGCTGATGAGATCATCATCGTAGATGATGGCTCACAAGATGGTACACGCGATATTTTGAAAACACTGGACGGCAAAAAGAAAGTCCGCGTAATTTTGCATGAGAAGAATCAAGGCAAAGGTGGAGCTGTTGTCACTGGTATGAAAGCCGCAAAAGGTGACATTCTATTGATCCAAGATGCCGACCTCGAATATGACCCGCGCGACTACCCAGCCTTGCTCCAACCAATCAACGAAAAACTGGCAGAAGTTGTCTACGGTTCGCGGTTTCTGGGTTCAGCGCATCGCGTTACTATGTTCTGGCATCAGGTTGCCAACAAGCTACTGACTTTCATGACTAACATCTTATACGACTCGATCCTGACGGATATGGAAACAGGGTATAAGGTCTTTCGTCGCGAGGTGGTCGAAGGCATGAATATCCGCTCCAAACGCTTCAACTTCGAGCCGGAATTCACCGCCAAGATCCTCAAGCGGAAACACCGCATCTTTGAGGTTCCTATTACGTTTAACCCACGTGATTATTCCGAGGGAAAGAAGATCAAACTCAAGGATGCCTTCGAAGCAGTTTGGGCGTTGATCCGCTATAGGTTTTTCGATTAATGAGCACTGTGCTCGAGCAGATCGAAAAAGAGTTTCAACTTGCCGAACAGGCACGCGCAAAAGGGAATGAGGGACAAGCCCGAGTCTGCGCAAGGCGCGCGGCAGGTATAGCTATTCGGGACTATCTGACTCGAAAAGGGACTCCCCCTCGAAGCGCCAGCGCATATGACTTGTTGAATCTGCTCAAGGATGACCCGCTTCTTTCCTCAGACTTGAAACTGATCGCTGACCATTTGACCTTACGCGTCACTGAAGAATTCAAACTTCCTATCGACGCAGACCTCGTGGCAGATGCACGAAAGTTATGTGATGAGTTGTTGAAATGAATGAACCCCGCCGCAAGCGGACGGGGTATCGTCCACTAGTGTATAGAACGTTTACACAGTTCTCTCACGCCGCAAAGCGGCGGGGTATTGAACCCTTGATAGGAATAAATACACCCCGAATTTTTTCGGGGTGTATGTTTTATTACGCAAGACGATCACACGTGTTTTCTTCCAGTCAAATAATAGAAAGCGCGGGCAATTGTAATAAGAGCCAATAATCCAGACATCACACCGCCAAATACAAGGAACATTCGCTTCCAGTTACTCAAGCGGGAAACGATTTCTTCGCGGTCTGGGAAGTGGATCCGTTCACGTAAACGGTGGATCATATCTCTCGAAGGCTGAACCGGCTTCAAGGTCCGTGCGAGATGCGTTTCGAGAGCAAGGATCACATCATCAGTATCATCGTCGGACATTAAGGTTTGTTTAGATCGTGCCATTTTCTTTCTCACTATATTTATTGAATTGGATATAAGATCAATCCTACAGTTCCAGGCCCAAGATTCGCGGCGACT
Proteins encoded in this window:
- a CDS encoding serine/threonine protein kinase; translated protein: MGSIYLADDMRLKGRQCALKEVEYDRALPENIRDEAREQFLREATVLARLDHPNLPKVSDFFSNGPRDYLVMDYIPGEDLRTLMLEARRNKKYLLEKEVLTWAEQIANALTFLHSQEPSIVHRDIKPSNLKLMPHGLIKLVDFGLVKILAPEEVTITIIQGQGTALYTPLEQYGGSDVHTDIRSDIYAFGATLYHLLTTESPADARKRFLAPESLIPLRQINPTLSARTEKAVMWAMSMHPDERPHSVEEFKEALIGNRETPMLSFSPRINLPTHSVMDNLSNPPEATLAWSAAVLFLLSLLATLIR
- a CDS encoding FHA domain-containing protein, whose protein sequence is MMTQEDSPLLVAQEGPLKGQRWQLSKTIVLGREPTCDVVISDRQISRYHARLTPTAEGVILEDLGSKNGTHHNGTSLTAPVVLQDGDMLSVAMAQQFVFLISDATTPLVEGTPPSGRLMMDLKSRRVWVNHQQIVPPLSAQQFKLLWLLYENKGEVVSRPDLVAIVWGEDQSAGVSDQALDALIRRLRDRISSLDPSHQYIDTVRGHGIRLDNPSA
- a CDS encoding glycosyltransferase family 2 protein, whose translation is MNLSVIIPVYNEVTNIQEIIKRVQATKLADEIIIVDDGSQDGTRDILKTLDGKKKVRVILHEKNQGKGGAVVTGMKAAKGDILLIQDADLEYDPRDYPALLQPINEKLAEVVYGSRFLGSAHRVTMFWHQVANKLLTFMTNILYDSILTDMETGYKVFRREVVEGMNIRSKRFNFEPEFTAKILKRKHRIFEVPITFNPRDYSEGKKIKLKDAFEAVWALIRYRFFD
- a CDS encoding ATP-binding protein → MRPVGSTSVFAPPPINSVEDTGLNALWLQDLALKILYNQGFISGFKIAEYMALPFAGVIDGILESLKREKLIEVKSSQGGLGEGAYTYGITGAGITRAREALDRSQYAGAAPVPFEVYNEAMRRQKTGRMTVTARTMRQVLSQMVISENTFQRLGPALNSGTSIFMYGPPGNGKTSVARAFGNLILTQSIYIPYALYLDGQVIKVYDQVSHTLAPESDGTPSASGTGNLRANPRRDPRWIKIRRPFIVTGGELTLEGLDLVYDDVHKFYEAPFQVKANGGIFLIDDFGRQQVRPRDLLNRWIVPLENRVDYLTLHNGRKVEVPFDVLIVFSTNLPPKDLVDEAFLRRLRHKIEIGDPSYEEYREIFKRVAQGKKVEYSDQGLAYLLQEWYIKRNRKLRASHPRDLCDQILDISSYLAVPPTMSRDMLDRAAQAYFVDI
- a CDS encoding glycerophosphodiester phosphodiesterase; protein product: MIRNFFAMLKTLPHPIIFAHRGSSAHAPENTLAAFELAVEQGADGVELDAKLTTDGRVVVIHDATLDRTTGAHGRVRDMSLGDLRSLDAGAFFSEKFKSEKIPTLEEVFESVGKRTFINVELTNYNTPRDHLVESVCMLVKRFGLQKRVLFSSFFAANLSRARSYLPEVPIGLLALGGVLGAWPRSFGFAFGKYDALHPYIKDVTHQQVQRVHRLNRRIHVWTVNAEQDMRRLFNWGVDAIFTDDPQLAVKVRGEIK